A section of the Nitrospirota bacterium genome encodes:
- the hslV gene encoding ATP-dependent protease subunit HslV: MFHATTILCVRKNGKVAIGGDGQVTLGNTVLKQNAKKIRRMYNDNVIAGFAGATADAFTLFEKFEGKLESYRGNITRAAVELAKDWRTDRMLRRLEALLVIADREHTFIISGTGDVIEPEDGIAAIGSGGAFAQAAARALIDNTELNAEQIIQKAMKIASDICIYTNDNITIEELA; this comes from the coding sequence ATGTTCCATGCAACAACCATACTCTGTGTGAGAAAGAATGGAAAAGTTGCCATAGGCGGCGACGGACAGGTAACGCTCGGCAACACGGTCCTGAAGCAAAATGCAAAGAAAATCCGGAGGATGTACAACGATAACGTAATCGCTGGTTTTGCCGGCGCCACTGCAGATGCGTTCACGCTCTTTGAAAAGTTCGAGGGCAAGCTTGAGTCCTATCGAGGCAATATCACGCGGGCAGCAGTTGAACTGGCTAAGGACTGGAGGACAGACCGGATGCTGAGACGGCTCGAGGCCCTGCTGGTGATCGCTGACCGGGAGCATACCTTTATCATTTCAGGCACGGGAGACGTTATCGAACCGGAAGACGGCATTGCCGCAATCGGTTCAGGCGGGGCCTTTGCACAGGCAGCGGCGCGGGCACTGATCGACAATACAGAACTGAATGCGGAACAGATCATTCAGAAAGCAATGAAGATCGCCTCAGACATCTGCATCTATACAAACGACAATATAACAATAGAGGAGCTTGCCTGA
- a CDS encoding TolC family protein codes for MKRQTGILQNRCHHVMAGMLRVLPVFFLFYTCIPASADGLVLHDLIQEALNNSPEIRASEARAQAALHRVAQAGSLPDPMFMFGYQNEGWERYTFAKEPDAQWMFSASQMFPFPGKRSLKEEMARQDAQGVSILHESVRLKTIARIRELYFDLFLAYKTIDLIRERTVLFSRIEDAALARYSSGMGMQQEVLMAQTEKYMLLEKEEMQKQKVQSLEAMLNATVGRDVPVPLGRPAEQKFSLGARSLDELLHKAYEHSPEIRIKQRMAAAAEARVKMAQKEYYPDFTVAASYFTRGGGQFMDMWSLTTTINIPLYYRTKQRQAVLEAEAMLAEAQRELEAARLMTASSIRDTYSMYAASERLIDLYKNGLMPKTYQDFESALAGYSTGKTEAITVINRLKALIDFETQYWVQVAEHEKASARFEAMTGVHETGGTVQ; via the coding sequence ATGAAGCGACAGACAGGCATCTTGCAGAATCGCTGCCATCACGTAATGGCTGGTATGCTGCGGGTTCTGCCTGTTTTTTTTCTCTTCTATACCTGTATCCCCGCGTCAGCTGATGGCCTTGTGCTGCATGATCTTATCCAGGAAGCCCTGAACAACAGTCCGGAGATCCGTGCGTCTGAGGCTCGCGCCCAGGCTGCCCTGCATCGCGTGGCGCAGGCAGGAAGCCTTCCTGATCCCATGTTCATGTTCGGGTATCAGAATGAAGGATGGGAGCGGTATACTTTTGCCAAGGAGCCGGACGCCCAGTGGATGTTTTCTGCGTCGCAGATGTTCCCTTTTCCCGGCAAGAGGTCCCTGAAAGAGGAGATGGCGAGGCAGGATGCGCAGGGGGTATCCATACTCCATGAATCGGTAAGGCTCAAGACCATCGCGCGGATCAGGGAACTCTATTTCGATCTTTTCCTTGCCTATAAGACCATCGACCTCATAAGGGAGCGGACCGTACTTTTTTCCCGCATCGAGGATGCTGCGCTGGCCCGGTATTCCTCCGGCATGGGCATGCAGCAGGAGGTGCTTATGGCGCAGACCGAAAAGTATATGCTGCTTGAAAAGGAAGAGATGCAGAAGCAGAAGGTCCAGTCTCTTGAGGCTATGCTTAATGCCACGGTCGGAAGGGATGTGCCTGTGCCGCTTGGCAGGCCGGCAGAACAGAAGTTTTCTCTTGGGGCCAGGAGTCTGGATGAACTGCTTCATAAGGCCTATGAACATTCTCCCGAGATACGGATCAAACAGAGGATGGCTGCTGCTGCCGAGGCCAGAGTCAAGATGGCACAGAAAGAGTACTATCCTGACTTTACCGTTGCTGCCAGTTATTTCACGAGAGGCGGCGGGCAGTTCATGGATATGTGGAGCCTGACAACTACCATCAATATACCGCTTTATTACAGGACAAAACAGAGGCAGGCAGTACTTGAGGCAGAGGCCATGCTTGCGGAGGCGCAGAGAGAACTTGAGGCGGCGCGTCTTATGACCGCCTCCTCCATCAGGGATACGTATTCCATGTATGCAGCCTCTGAAAGACTGATTGACCTTTATAAAAACGGACTTATGCCCAAGACATACCAGGACTTTGAATCGGCCCTGGCAGGCTACAGCACTGGAAAAACAGAGGCGATCACGGTCATAAACAGGCTGAAGGCGCTGATAGATTTCGAAACGCAGTATTGGGTGCAGGTCGCCGAGCACGAGAAGGCTTCAGCCCGGTTCGAGGCGATGACCGGCGTGCATGAAACAGGGGGAACAGTTCAATGA
- a CDS encoding efflux RND transporter permease subunit: MIAKIIEFSGRNKFIVLLLVGFLCLWGYWSLQRTPLDAIPDLSDTQVIIFTEWGGRSPDLVEDQVTYPITSTLLAAPKVQAVRGFSYLGSSFIYVIFEEGTDIYWARSRVLEYLQSVRSKLPADVNPVLGPDATSLGWGFSYALVDETGTHDLSQLRSLQDWNIKLAIESVPGVSQVASIGGFVKQYQVHIDPNRLSAYNLSIMNVMEAVRKSNRDVEGRVLEMSGVEYMIRGRGYVKGLQDLELISVGVGPSGTPIYLRDIASVQLGPEMRRGIADLDGKGEVAGGIVVVRFGENVLTVLDRVKEKIEKDIKPSLPKGVTIVTTYDRSDLILRSIHTLKEEIIKLSIAVSVVCIVFLFHLPSALVVILTLPVAIIISFICMYYLGVTSNIMSLSGIAIAVGAMVDASIIMVENAHKKLEEWEHADRPGSRTDVIIEACKEVGPSLFFSLLVITVGFFPVFTLEAQAGRLFKPLAYTKTFAMLFSAFLAVTLTPVLMTMFIRGKIKPEHDNVIIRFLEKIYRPRVMFSLKHPKFVIVIALLLVAATVYPLMKLGKEFMPPLDEGTLFYMPTTVPGASVSEVSKILRLQDRLLMTIPEVSQVFGKAGRAETATDPAPLEMFETVINLKPESEWRPGMTTEKLKNELNDALQIPGVANSFTMPIKARLDMLATGIRTPVGVKVLGPDLSTIEKLSIDIENAVKSVPGTRSAYAERVMTGYFLDIKPKRAEIARYGLSIDDVQTVIAAALGGMNLTVTVEGRERYPVHVRYARELQNDIEKLKRIFVPISSRSSASMSNPQSSTPASIAHIPLGEIADIAIVQGPTSIKSEEGQLANYVYIDFSGRDVGGYVEEAKKNVEKQVKLPVGYSLQWSGEYEYLLKTQERLKTVIPLTLFIIFVLIFLNTKSTVKTTIILLAVPFSLVGSFWLLYFLGYNMSIAVWVGMIALAGLDAETGVVMLLYLDLAYDKWKKDGKLNTEQDLRDAIMFGAVKRIRPKLMTVGVILAGLIPILFSHGAGSDIMKRIAAPMVGGVITSEILELTIYPAIFLIWKGRKFRKEQVRIDV, translated from the coding sequence TTGATTGCTAAAATCATAGAGTTCAGCGGCAGGAACAAGTTCATTGTCCTGCTTCTAGTCGGCTTTCTCTGCCTCTGGGGCTACTGGTCTCTGCAGCGGACGCCGCTGGACGCCATACCTGACCTGAGCGACACGCAGGTGATCATCTTTACGGAGTGGGGAGGCAGGAGCCCCGATCTGGTCGAAGACCAGGTGACCTACCCGATTACCTCTACCTTGCTGGCTGCTCCTAAAGTTCAGGCAGTGCGCGGCTTTTCTTATCTTGGCAGTTCTTTCATTTACGTGATATTTGAAGAAGGGACTGATATTTACTGGGCGAGGAGCCGTGTTTTGGAATATCTTCAGTCAGTCCGCTCCAAGCTGCCCGCTGATGTGAACCCTGTGCTTGGGCCTGATGCCACAAGCCTTGGCTGGGGTTTTTCCTATGCGCTGGTGGATGAGACAGGCACCCATGATCTTTCTCAGCTGCGGTCGCTCCAGGATTGGAACATCAAGCTGGCGATAGAGAGTGTCCCTGGCGTCTCTCAGGTTGCCAGTATCGGCGGCTTTGTAAAACAGTATCAGGTGCATATCGACCCTAACCGTCTTTCTGCCTACAACCTTTCAATCATGAATGTGATGGAGGCAGTGCGGAAGAGCAACCGCGATGTTGAGGGAAGGGTCCTTGAAATGTCTGGAGTCGAATATATGATTCGCGGCAGAGGTTATGTGAAGGGTCTGCAGGACCTCGAACTTATCTCAGTCGGTGTCGGGCCTTCAGGAACGCCCATCTACCTGCGCGATATCGCTTCGGTCCAGTTGGGACCGGAGATGAGACGGGGCATTGCCGATCTCGACGGCAAGGGCGAGGTTGCAGGCGGTATTGTTGTGGTCCGGTTTGGAGAAAATGTGCTTACGGTCCTCGACCGCGTGAAAGAGAAGATCGAGAAGGATATCAAGCCGTCCCTGCCCAAAGGCGTTACGATTGTCACGACCTATGACCGCTCTGACCTGATTCTCAGGTCCATACATACGCTGAAAGAGGAGATCATCAAGCTCTCCATTGCGGTGAGTGTGGTCTGCATCGTCTTTCTCTTCCATCTGCCGAGCGCACTTGTGGTGATCCTGACGCTTCCTGTTGCGATCATCATCTCCTTTATCTGCATGTATTACCTCGGCGTTACCTCAAACATTATGAGCCTGAGCGGCATCGCGATTGCTGTTGGCGCCATGGTTGACGCCTCGATCATCATGGTAGAAAATGCCCATAAAAAGCTGGAAGAGTGGGAGCACGCAGACAGACCAGGCAGCAGGACTGACGTGATCATAGAGGCTTGCAAAGAGGTCGGTCCGTCTCTGTTTTTTTCGCTGCTTGTTATTACTGTCGGGTTTTTCCCGGTATTTACGCTCGAGGCCCAGGCTGGCAGACTTTTTAAGCCCCTTGCTTATACCAAGACCTTTGCCATGCTTTTTTCGGCGTTCCTGGCAGTTACCCTTACGCCGGTCCTTATGACCATGTTCATCAGAGGGAAGATAAAGCCTGAGCATGATAATGTGATCATCCGGTTTCTTGAAAAGATCTACAGGCCCCGGGTGATGTTCTCTCTAAAGCACCCGAAGTTTGTTATCGTGATAGCGCTTCTGCTTGTTGCTGCAACTGTTTATCCGCTGATGAAACTCGGCAAGGAATTTATGCCGCCTCTTGACGAGGGCACGCTTTTTTATATGCCGACAACAGTCCCCGGCGCTTCGGTCTCAGAGGTTTCAAAGATCCTCAGACTTCAGGACCGCCTGCTGATGACGATTCCTGAGGTATCTCAGGTATTTGGCAAGGCAGGCAGGGCAGAGACTGCGACAGACCCTGCACCTCTTGAGATGTTCGAGACGGTCATAAACCTGAAGCCTGAGTCGGAGTGGCGGCCTGGAATGACCACGGAAAAACTGAAGAATGAGCTGAACGATGCCCTCCAGATTCCCGGTGTCGCAAATTCATTCACCATGCCGATCAAGGCACGTCTCGATATGCTTGCCACCGGCATCAGGACACCTGTGGGCGTAAAGGTGCTCGGTCCTGACCTGTCAACCATTGAAAAGCTCTCCATTGATATTGAGAATGCTGTTAAGAGTGTCCCCGGTACGCGGAGCGCGTATGCAGAACGCGTTATGACAGGATATTTTCTCGACATAAAACCGAAGAGGGCCGAGATCGCGCGGTACGGACTGTCCATAGACGATGTGCAGACAGTCATTGCAGCTGCCTTGGGCGGCATGAACCTGACCGTTACGGTCGAGGGCAGGGAGCGGTATCCTGTGCATGTACGTTATGCGCGGGAACTTCAAAATGATATTGAAAAGCTCAAACGGATATTCGTCCCCATTTCATCCCGCTCATCTGCATCTATGTCTAATCCCCAATCCTCAACCCCTGCCTCTATCGCCCATATACCTCTTGGCGAGATTGCGGATATTGCAATTGTGCAGGGACCGACATCGATCAAGAGTGAAGAGGGGCAGCTTGCCAACTATGTGTACATCGACTTTTCCGGCCGCGATGTAGGCGGGTACGTTGAAGAGGCAAAGAAGAATGTCGAAAAGCAGGTGAAACTCCCTGTGGGGTACAGTCTTCAGTGGAGCGGTGAGTATGAATACCTCCTGAAGACGCAGGAGCGGCTCAAGACTGTCATCCCGCTTACGCTATTCATCATTTTTGTGCTCATCTTTCTGAATACGAAGTCAACCGTAAAGACCACGATCATCCTGCTTGCCGTGCCGTTTTCCCTTGTCGGGTCGTTCTGGCTGCTCTATTTCCTCGGATATAATATGAGTATTGCTGTATGGGTCGGTATGATCGCCCTGGCAGGACTTGATGCCGAGACTGGAGTTGTGATGCTTCTGTACCTTGACCTTGCCTATGACAAATGGAAGAAGGATGGAAAACTGAACACTGAGCAGGACCTCAGGGATGCCATAATGTTCGGCGCAGTCAAGAGGATCAGACCAAAGCTCATGACCGTCGGCGTCATCCTTGCAGGCCTTATTCCAATCCTGTTCAGCCACGGTGCTGGCTCTGACATCATGAAGCGCATTGCAGCACCTATGGTCGGCGGTGTTATTACTTCAGAGATACTTGAACTTACGATCTATCCTGCCATCTTTCTGATCTGGAAGGGAAGGAAGTTTCGAAAAGAACAAGTAAGAATTGACGTGTAA
- the trmFO gene encoding methylenetetrahydrofolate--tRNA-(uracil(54)-C(5))-methyltransferase (FADH(2)-oxidizing) TrmFO, producing MSEELIIIGGGLAGSEAAWQAAKRGVKVRLYEMRPQKMTEAHSTSSLGELVCSNSLRSNDPHSGPGLLKKELSIAGSLIMEAAEATTVPAGSALAVDRTLFAQYITRKLSDDPHITIIREEVKTLPDSIAVIATGPLTSQSMTDALAGLTGQEYLYFYDAIAPIIDADSIDRNKVYAMSRYGKGGDDYLNCPMSSEEYKTFYQEILAAEKVNPKGFEEKMVFEGCMPIEVMASRGVDTMRYGPMKPVGLPDPKTGKDAYAVVQLRTENREMTAYNMVGFQTRLTWPEQKRVFSMIPGLEHADFLRYGSIHRNTFINAPALLNKDLSFRQRPHLFLAGQITGVEGYIESTAMGLIAGINAALKLQGNTAPEVPHFSAHGALIRHITESESRHFQPSNINFGLFPPTEGLARMRDKKLKRAKTAEQALEIWKKYVSQLNAE from the coding sequence ATGTCAGAGGAATTAATAATAATAGGTGGTGGGCTCGCAGGCTCAGAGGCTGCGTGGCAGGCAGCCAAGAGGGGTGTAAAGGTGCGCCTGTATGAGATGCGGCCGCAGAAGATGACCGAGGCGCATTCCACATCGAGCCTTGGCGAACTCGTCTGCTCCAATTCCCTGCGCTCTAACGATCCCCATAGCGGACCCGGTCTCCTGAAAAAAGAACTCTCCATCGCAGGATCTCTTATCATGGAGGCAGCAGAGGCGACAACCGTTCCGGCAGGTTCAGCCCTGGCGGTTGACCGGACCCTTTTTGCCCAATACATCACCAGAAAACTTTCAGATGACCCGCATATCACGATCATCAGGGAAGAAGTCAAAACGCTCCCTGACTCAATCGCCGTTATCGCAACGGGCCCGCTGACCTCCCAATCCATGACCGATGCCTTGGCCGGGCTGACAGGGCAAGAGTATCTCTACTTTTATGATGCCATTGCTCCGATCATCGATGCCGATTCCATAGACCGCAATAAGGTCTATGCCATGTCGAGGTATGGCAAGGGTGGTGACGACTATCTCAACTGCCCAATGAGCAGTGAAGAGTATAAAACGTTCTATCAGGAGATCCTTGCTGCGGAGAAGGTGAATCCGAAGGGCTTTGAAGAAAAGATGGTCTTCGAAGGATGTATGCCGATCGAAGTGATGGCCTCGCGGGGCGTCGATACCATGCGATATGGGCCGATGAAGCCTGTTGGCCTGCCTGACCCCAAAACCGGAAAGGACGCCTATGCTGTTGTGCAGTTGAGGACCGAAAACAGGGAGATGACAGCCTATAATATGGTCGGATTTCAGACACGTCTGACATGGCCTGAGCAGAAGAGGGTCTTCAGCATGATACCAGGACTTGAGCATGCTGATTTTCTAAGATACGGCAGCATCCACAGAAACACGTTTATCAATGCCCCTGCGCTCCTTAACAAGGACCTGTCGTTCAGGCAGCGGCCTCATCTTTTTCTTGCCGGACAGATTACCGGCGTTGAGGGATATATCGAATCAACTGCCATGGGTCTTATTGCCGGGATCAATGCTGCGCTCAAACTGCAGGGCAACACTGCTCCTGAGGTGCCGCATTTCTCGGCGCACGGTGCCCTGATACGGCATATTACAGAATCAGAGAGCAGACATTTTCAGCCGAGCAACATTAATTTCGGTCTTTTCCCGCCAACGGAAGGGCTGGCAAGGATGCGGGACAAGAAACTCAAAAGGGCTAAAACAGCTGAACAGGCGCTTGAGATCTGGAAGAAATATGTCTCGCAGCTGAATGCGGAATGA
- the xerC gene encoding tyrosine recombinase XerC gives MKKLIDQFLRHLELERGVSPHTLRAYKKDLEEFQGYADKEAADVEMIDVRGFVALQIKNGLSKTTAGRRLAAVRSFLKFLTREGYLKSNPAKLVTTPKAEQHLPRFLSVDDVFMMIEKPDTMGFINSRDRAILELLYSSGLRVAEAAGLNLEDVNTKEGLVKVRGKGKKERIVPLGSKAVEAIKTYMVEKILLKKKNKALFLNRSGTPLSDRGIRRIVVKYARLIGVAGQVGPHTMRHTFASHLLQAGADLRVIQELLGHSSLSTTQKYTHTDIAHLMDIYDKAHPLSSEDNA, from the coding sequence ATGAAGAAGCTGATCGATCAATTCCTCAGGCACCTTGAGCTTGAGAGGGGAGTTTCGCCGCATACACTCAGGGCCTATAAAAAGGACCTCGAAGAATTTCAGGGGTATGCTGATAAAGAGGCCGCTGATGTTGAGATGATTGATGTCCGTGGGTTTGTCGCTCTTCAGATCAAAAACGGTCTTTCAAAGACGACTGCCGGCAGGAGGCTGGCCGCTGTCCGGTCATTTCTCAAATTCCTGACCAGGGAAGGGTATCTGAAGTCTAACCCTGCAAAGCTCGTCACAACGCCAAAGGCAGAACAGCATCTCCCCCGGTTTCTTTCGGTTGATGATGTCTTCATGATGATCGAAAAGCCTGATACCATGGGTTTTATCAATTCCCGCGACAGGGCAATTCTGGAACTGCTCTATTCGAGCGGGCTTCGTGTTGCAGAGGCAGCAGGTCTGAACCTGGAAGATGTCAATACGAAAGAGGGGCTGGTAAAAGTGAGAGGCAAAGGGAAGAAAGAGCGCATTGTACCGCTTGGGTCAAAGGCCGTAGAGGCGATCAAGACCTATATGGTCGAAAAAATATTGCTAAAGAAGAAGAACAAGGCCCTGTTTCTGAACAGGAGCGGCACCCCGCTTTCGGATCGCGGTATTCGGCGGATCGTCGTGAAGTATGCCCGCCTTATTGGCGTAGCCGGCCAGGTCGGGCCGCATACCATGCGTCATACGTTTGCATCGCATCTTCTGCAGGCGGGCGCTGATCTTCGCGTCATACAGGAACTGCTTGGCCACTCGTCGCTCTCAACGACGCAGAAATATACCCATACAGATATTGCGCATCTCATGGATATCTATGACAAGGCCCATCCTCTCTCATCGGAAGATAATGCCTGA
- the hslU gene encoding ATP-dependent protease ATPase subunit HslU, giving the protein MDSLTPKHTVSELDKYIIGQNKAKKAVAIALRNRWRRQRLSPELKDEVLPKNILMIGPTGVGKTEIARRISRLAAAPFIKVKASKFTEVGYVGRDVESMIRDLTEISVSMVKNEHLEKIREKARQFAEERLLDLLLPAPRSLRLPEQEEEDREKQKETRERLREQLRSGKLDSRSVDVEVKERSMPFGVISNVGLEDLEMNLKSMLGNLLPEKAKRKKVKVPEAFVLLEQEESNRLIDMDKITQEAVERVEQSGIVFVDEIDKIASKGSGHGPDVSREGVQRDLLPIVEGSTVTTNYGPVKTEHILFVAAGAFHIAKPSDLIPELQGRFPIRVELEALGKDDFVRILTEPNNALVKQYIALLATEEVSIDFAKDAIEEIAEIAALVNDKTENIGARRLHTILEKLLEDVSFDAPEKKGSTVLIDRAYVKDKLGDIVKDEDLSRYIL; this is encoded by the coding sequence ATGGACAGCCTGACACCCAAACATACCGTTTCAGAACTCGACAAATATATCATAGGGCAGAATAAGGCCAAGAAGGCTGTTGCTATAGCCCTCAGGAACCGGTGGAGGAGGCAGAGACTTTCGCCGGAACTCAAGGATGAAGTGCTTCCGAAGAACATTCTGATGATCGGGCCTACCGGAGTCGGAAAGACCGAGATTGCCCGCCGCATATCACGCCTCGCTGCCGCGCCTTTTATCAAGGTCAAGGCATCCAAGTTTACCGAGGTCGGGTACGTGGGTCGGGATGTTGAGTCCATGATCAGGGATCTGACCGAGATATCGGTGAGCATGGTAAAGAACGAACACCTCGAGAAAATACGTGAAAAGGCGCGGCAGTTTGCCGAGGAGAGGCTGCTCGACCTGCTGCTTCCTGCTCCGCGCTCGCTTCGCCTGCCTGAGCAGGAAGAGGAGGACAGGGAAAAGCAGAAAGAGACGCGGGAGCGGCTGAGGGAGCAGCTGCGCAGCGGCAAGCTCGATTCCAGGTCCGTTGATGTTGAGGTAAAGGAGCGGTCCATGCCGTTTGGCGTAATCTCGAATGTCGGGCTTGAAGACCTCGAGATGAACCTCAAGTCCATGCTCGGGAATCTCCTGCCTGAAAAGGCAAAGCGGAAGAAGGTGAAGGTGCCTGAGGCCTTTGTGCTGCTTGAGCAGGAGGAGTCCAACCGGCTGATCGATATGGACAAGATTACCCAGGAGGCGGTGGAGCGCGTTGAGCAGTCGGGTATTGTTTTTGTCGATGAGATCGACAAGATCGCAAGCAAGGGCAGCGGTCATGGGCCTGACGTATCGCGCGAGGGCGTACAGCGGGACCTGCTGCCGATCGTGGAAGGTTCGACAGTGACGACCAACTACGGTCCGGTAAAGACAGAGCATATCCTTTTTGTGGCCGCCGGCGCATTTCATATTGCAAAGCCTTCTGATCTGATACCCGAGCTTCAGGGAAGGTTCCCTATCCGCGTTGAGCTTGAGGCGCTCGGCAAGGACGATTTTGTCCGGATCTTGACCGAGCCGAATAACGCGCTGGTAAAGCAGTATATCGCACTCCTTGCTACAGAGGAAGTGTCGATTGATTTTGCAAAAGATGCGATCGAAGAAATAGCGGAGATCGCCGCTCTGGTCAACGACAAGACAGAAAATATCGGGGCGAGAAGACTCCATACGATACTTGAGAAGCTCCTTGAAGATGTCTCCTTTGATGCGCCGGAGAAGAAGGGGTCGACTGTCCTGATCGACAGGGCATATGTGAAGGATAAACTTGGCGATATTGTGAAGGATGAGGATTTGAGCAGGTATATCCTTTGA
- a CDS encoding efflux RND transporter periplasmic adaptor subunit, which yields MKRHYLVGLVVAVMALVAVVYAARNGSGAKKGTPTQEAEHRGHEAANPQTAEKPKQQEVQAEPATVEIPEDKQQMIGVKTVDAAVHELKKIIRTVGRIEYDERKIATVNAKFEGWIEKLHVDFSGRYVKKGEALAEIYSPELVATQQEFINALRWADQSNNNGKSETMKTLLSKDASSLVEAARKRLKFWDISDDQIKKIEETEKPVRTLTLYSPVSGYVVQKMAVRGMRVMPGEKLFDIADLSNIWVLADIYESELPLIKQGQRAKITLSYFPGREMNSVIDYIYPTLSAETRTAKVRFTLPNPGNQLKPQMFTNVEIAISLGRKLAVPSEAVLDTGTRKVVYVDKGDGNFEPREIKTGAGVDGLTEVLDGLKAGEKIASSAIFLIDSEAQLKGVKPLASGHNH from the coding sequence ATGAAGAGGCACTATCTTGTCGGTCTTGTTGTGGCGGTAATGGCACTCGTCGCAGTAGTGTACGCTGCCAGAAACGGAAGTGGTGCGAAGAAAGGGACTCCAACGCAGGAAGCAGAGCACCGGGGCCATGAGGCTGCCAATCCCCAGACTGCTGAGAAGCCGAAACAGCAGGAGGTTCAAGCGGAGCCGGCCACGGTGGAGATACCCGAAGACAAACAGCAGATGATCGGAGTAAAGACAGTCGATGCCGCTGTTCATGAACTTAAGAAGATTATCAGAACAGTCGGCAGGATCGAATACGATGAGAGGAAGATTGCAACGGTCAATGCCAAATTCGAAGGATGGATTGAGAAGCTCCATGTCGACTTCAGCGGAAGATATGTTAAGAAAGGTGAAGCACTGGCGGAGATTTACAGTCCTGAGCTTGTTGCAACCCAGCAGGAGTTTATCAATGCCCTCAGATGGGCTGATCAAAGCAATAATAACGGAAAGAGCGAAACGATGAAGACGCTGCTGTCAAAGGACGCGTCCTCTCTGGTCGAGGCTGCGCGCAAACGCCTGAAATTCTGGGACATATCGGATGATCAGATTAAAAAAATAGAAGAGACCGAAAAGCCGGTAAGGACTCTTACGCTGTACAGTCCGGTAAGCGGATATGTGGTCCAGAAGATGGCGGTCAGGGGAATGCGGGTGATGCCAGGTGAAAAGCTCTTCGACATCGCTGATTTAAGCAATATCTGGGTGCTTGCCGATATTTATGAAAGCGAACTGCCGCTGATAAAGCAGGGACAGCGGGCGAAGATAACGCTGAGTTATTTCCCGGGCAGGGAGATGAACTCCGTGATCGATTATATCTATCCAACGCTCTCGGCAGAGACGAGAACGGCAAAGGTGCGGTTTACCCTGCCTAATCCCGGAAATCAGCTGAAGCCGCAGATGTTTACGAATGTGGAGATCGCTATTTCTCTGGGAAGGAAACTTGCCGTTCCCTCCGAGGCTGTCTTGGACACGGGGACGCGCAAGGTTGTGTATGTTGATAAGGGCGACGGCAATTTTGAGCCAAGAGAGATAAAGACAGGCGCGGGAGTGGATGGGCTGACAGAGGTCCTTGATGGACTGAAGGCCGGTGAGAAGATCGCATCTTCAGCGATCTTCCTGATAGATTCCGAGGCGCAGCTGAAGGGTGTAAAACCGCTTGCCTCCGGACATAACCATTGA
- a CDS encoding septal ring lytic transglycosylase RlpA family protein gives MPGGPVEVVASWYGSDFHGKPTSSGQIFDMHLHTCAHKQYPFGTKLKVTHKTNNKSVECVVNDRGPFVKGRDLDLSYAAAKQIDLVGPGIALVLLEIQGRDASYIKPVRVQSSDRKGSPFAIQVGSFTDSINAVRLKVGLRLKEVNAYIQETEVKGVTYYRVRVGNFDQFSQAMETAEQLGQEGYPALIVKADLKM, from the coding sequence TTGCCTGGCGGTCCGGTCGAGGTCGTTGCCTCGTGGTATGGTTCTGACTTTCACGGCAAACCGACCTCTTCCGGCCAGATATTCGACATGCATCTGCATACCTGCGCGCACAAACAGTATCCCTTTGGCACAAAGCTCAAGGTCACGCACAAAACAAACAATAAATCGGTTGAATGCGTTGTGAATGATCGCGGTCCGTTCGTAAAAGGACGCGACTTGGATCTGTCCTATGCGGCGGCAAAGCAGATCGATCTTGTAGGCCCGGGCATTGCGCTGGTGCTGCTCGAAATACAGGGCAGAGACGCATCATATATTAAGCCGGTGCGGGTACAGTCGTCCGACAGGAAGGGCAGCCCTTTTGCCATACAGGTCGGATCATTTACGGACAGTATCAATGCAGTCAGGCTCAAGGTTGGACTCAGGCTCAAAGAGGTTAATGCCTATATCCAGGAAACTGAGGTCAAGGGTGTAACCTACTACCGCGTAAGGGTCGGGAACTTTGATCAGTTCAGCCAGGCAATGGAAACTGCCGAACAACTGGGACAGGAAGGCTATCCCGCGCTTATTGTCAAGGCTGATCTGAAGATGTAA